The genomic DNA GCTTGACCCGCCTGACAAACGTGCGAGGGGAGATTGTCCTGCCGAGGACCTCAACAGCGGCAATTTCGATGATATGATCATACGACTGCGCAGTTTCGACGTCGATGACAACGTACCTGTCTTCCGGATTCATGGGGAATATCGTCAATGTATTGTAGCTCGGTGGGAGGTTAGAGCATCGAACGCGGGAAGTGGGAACCGGTTCTGCGTGAAAAGATGCTCAAGGTCAAAATGTTACAGCGTCCAACGCTATAGTGGGCGCGTAGCGTATGCGATACGGAAAGCCTGCGACGAAGAATACCCGCTCTCCATGCTCCCCTTATAGAAAAACGCATCGTTTTTGCGAAAAACCGGGGCCACTTTTTCGCACGATGCTCTAACGTCGCAGAGCGTGCGACACGCCGGTGTTCCGTAGGCTTGCAGTGGCATGGCGCAAGCGTCGGACGGATCTGTATCAGAATCGTCGTTGTAGGGCGCGACGGTGCAGTCTCGAGCCTCAATCTCGAGTGGCCGTCACGAGGGGCCCGCCTCGGCCCCCTGCGCACCACGTTGGCTTTTGCCGTATGTCGGAACGAAGACACGCTTGCGGTGCCACTCGCACCAGCTCGAGCCCTCTCGCGTCGGGGCTCCGCAGCACACAGCGCTCCGGAGATCATCCGAGACGATGTAGCGACACTGCCGCAATCCTAGCTTGAGCATCTTGGCACGATGGCGGGGATCGGGCTCTTCGGCATCAGACATTGTCATCGCATGCGAGGCGGTTTCTGAGACAATTATTGGGCCCTGATCCCCGGCAATCAATGGGCGTATCAAGGTGTGTCGTCTCACTTGCGGGCGGCCATGAGGTCGTGCGTCAGGACGGTGAGCTTACCGATCAGGGATGCCATATCGCCAGAATCGCACGACCATTGGGTTCCGATCGCCGAACCATCCGCGGACACGGATACGACGGCAAGCGAGCGCAGCTTGCCCTCGCGAGCGAGCCGCAGATGCTCCTGCAAGAGGTCGATCATGGAAGCTGTATGCTCATCAATGGGCGGAGCCGCGACCGGCTGGAGTCTGGTTACCGATCCTCGTTGATTTGCGTGCGTATCGCTCATGGTGCACCCCTGACTGTCATAAATCCTGTGTTGCTGCAGCCTTGTGCTCGGCTGACGAGCCGTTACTGGACATGAATGAAGTGTCAACACTAGGCCCGTATAGCAGAAACATTGACTGTGTCGCATTTCGACAACAGGCTGCGAATAAGCTTGGCCGACACTCCCGGAGTCGGCTGAAGACGGAGATCTTCCTTCAACGATACTGGAACCTCTCAAGGCGTTCGGCACATGTTCTCGGCCTGAACTCCACGTCTCGCCTCTAACCCTCCCTTTACCTGTTGTGCCTAAACCATTGGGGATCCTTAACCGCGCCCGCCACGCGGCATCCAGGTGCCCAGAGATCATGCGACCGACTTCGAAACTCCCGTTTTGTCCGCCGCGCCGTCCTCTTGCGCCAGATCAACAGGGCCCTGGCGCCACCAATCTCTCCTGGAAGACGCCATGGGCCGCACGAGTTCTCCACCGAGGCAGAGGCGGCGCCGGCGACACTGATCGACATTGACGAGGCCGATCTCGATCTGGGCTATCTCGCTCTCTATGCGGATGAGCTTCACTTGGTCGCCAAGCCTGATTCCCAGCCAGGATTCGTTGCCGAAGAGATTAGGCTGAGGGCCGCCAGTGCGGCTGAGAGCGCCCAAACGACTGATCCGATCGTTCGTGTCCCGGCACCCTATGGCGGCGGGGAGTTCTCGACGGGCGTCGACACGCCTGAGGATCTCGCGCGTCTTCCAGCCAACTACGCGGGTGGGGTCTGAACTAACGAGGTCGAGCTTGTGGCTAGAGCCCTCAAGCAACGGGAGCAGTGAACATCTCGGTTCGCGATCCTTTCTGGGCGAACGTCCAGCCAGGTTAGCCGTCCTGAAGGGAGTCCTGAACCTGGAAGGTCTCTTGATGGCACGGGGCAGACGAAAGCCGAACTTCTGCACTTGCGGCGTAAGCCGACCATCATAGGCAAGGGCTCAATGGCTCAGTTTGACCCCGAGCGGAATCTAGTCGACCCGAAGCCCAAGCATTCATCCCATGGCTCTGGCAGCGGAGCTAGAGCATCGAACGCAAAAGTGGGAACCGGTTTTGCGTGAAAGGACGCTCGAGACCATCAACTGACTGCATCGGATGTGGGTTCGATGTCATGTCCGATGCTGTAGTTCAGCAGGATGATCGTTTCCGAGTGCGTTGCTCCCGGTAGCGCGCGAGCGTGACGGATACCCGAGGCTGGCAGGAGGTACTGTGACGCTGGCGGTCAGACATCTTGGGCACGGGGTGGAGCCACGCACCGGGAATCGGTGCAGCCTCCGCCATTGTCCGATCGTCTCCCGGCACGCCAGGATCACATCGCCGACGGTCCACCCAAGGCTGGTCGCCGTGACCTAACGGCTCCCCTTGCGCCCCTTTGCAGAATTTCAGGTGCCTGATTAACATGGTTCGAATCCTTGATTGGAGAAGCCGATGCCTGATGAGATCCGGTTCGCGAACATCGAAGATGCCGCCGCCGTGGCGTTGCTGGTGCGGGACATGGATCGTCATTACCGTCCCGGCGAGGAGCTCCGACCCGAGGCCGATTATCGCCGGATCATGGAAGAGGCGATTGCCAGCCATGAAGGCACGCGTTTCGTCCTCGCGCGGGATGCAAGAGGGCAGAATGTCGGCCTCGCATGTGTGGCGATCCTGCGGCCCGGTCGGGACCTGCGGAGCCTGCTGTACCTGAAGGACCTCTATGTGGTCGAGGAAGCCCGGGGAGCCGGCATAGGGACCCGCATCATCCGCTTCCTTGCAGCCTTTGCGGTCAGGAACGGGATCGGACGGATGGACTTCACGACGGATCACGGCAATGTCCCGGCACAGCGACTCTACGATGCGCTTGGAGGTGTGGTGAAGCACAAGGTGCACTACACCCTGTCAACAGAGGTGTTGGGGGCACTGGCCGCCGAATGCTTGGCCTCCTGAGAGCGGGCTATTCCATCTGCGACTAGCGGGATGGAAAACTATTCAATTGCCAAGTCCGATTGAGCTGACAGCATTAGGCGCTTGCGGAGATTGCCATGTCGACTGACCCCACACCACGCCCGGCCAATCCGGCTCCGCCGGCTCCTCAATTCCCGTGGCCTGACGGCAAAAGATGCGCCCTGTTTCCTGGCTTCGACGTTGACGCCGAGTCCGTCTGGCTCGGCATGGACCGCAGCAATGCGGACCGCCTCGTCACCATGTCCTATGGGGGGTACGAGGCCCGTGTCGGCATTCCGAAGCTGCTCGAGCTCCTGGCTCGCTACGAGGTCAAGGCGACGTTCTTCATCACCGGATGGACCGCTGAGGCGCATCCGGCAGCCTGCGAGGCCATCCTCAAGGGCGGCCATGAGATCGGTCACCACGGCTACTGGCACCTGCGGCCCGAGCCGGGTGATCTTGCCGCGATGGTGGAAGAGGTGGATCGCGGTTTCGATGCGCTCAAGCGCGTCCTTGGCGTGAAACCCACCGGCTACCGCGCGCCATCCGGCGAGAGCTTCACGGAACTTCTCGCGCTGCTGCGGGATCGCGGCATCCGCTATTCGAGCTCCTGGCGCGACGATATCCGGCCCTATCGTCATGTCCTGCCGACGGGTCCCGGTCCCATCGAGATTCCCGTAAACTACAGTTTCGATGACTGGAATTTCGGCATCACGCACCGCATGAGTCCGCGTGCGCTGTTCGGGCGTGAGGAAGTGCTGTCGATCTGGCGCGATGAGTTCGACCAGACGCGGGAATGGGGCGGTGTCGCCACTATGATCATGCATCCGCAAGTATCCGGCCGTCCCATGCGCTACAGGATCCTCGAGGAATTCCTGCAATATGTCCGTCGATACGACGACGTGTGGTGGACGACGGGTCGCGAGATCGCCGATCATTTCGAGGCATGCGAGCGCGCAGCACGATAGGTCCTCAAGAGCCGGCATCCTGTGCGATCGCGATCTCCATGGATTCCGTTTGTCGAGCCTCCCGGAGGAGCCATTCGCGCAGGGTCATGAGGCCGCCACTGACGGGCTTGGTTGCCGGCGTAGTCAGCCAGTAGCAATTTCGACTCTGGAATCCGAGACCGAGCGGATTGACCAACTGGCCGCTTTCGATCTCGTCAGAGATGAGGCTGCGCGGCACCAAGGCAAGGCCTTGCCCGCCGATCGCCGCACGGATCACAAGGGAATAGTAGGCGAACCGCGTAATGCGTACAGGCGCAAAATCGTGGAGGTCGGAGGCCTGCGCGAAGTCGTTCCAGCGCAAGGGCGTCTGCCGATGTTCCAACACCGGGAAGCGGCGGATATCCTCGATGGAACTGAGTCCGCCCCCTCTGTCGATGAATTGGGGCGCCCCGACCAGGATGACATCCCGACCGAGGAGATAGTCGGCTTTCCAGCCCGGCCAATTGCCGTCGCCAAAACGGAAGACCGCGTCCGCCTCTTCCACGGTATCGGCTGCCGCATAGGTCGTGAACTCGACCTCGATCTCCGGATGCCGTTCGGCAAAGCGCGAGAACCGGGGGATGAACCAGCGATCGCCGATAATGGGCAGCACATGCACAAGGATTGCGGGTTGGGCCCGGCGCAGGGCGGCCACACGGACCGCTGCTGTCTCCAGCGCGCCAAGGGCGATACGGGCCTGTTCGATGTAGATCACCCCGGCCTCGGTGGGCGTCAAACCTTGGCTGGTTCGATCGAAGAGGGGTATCCCCACCAATGTTTCGATGCTCTTGAGCTGCTTGCTCACGGCACTTTGGGTCAGATGAAGCACCTCGGAGGCCGCCGACACGGTTCCATGTTGGGCGAGCGCCGCCACGACCCGCAAGCCGATCGTGCTGGGAAGCTGAGTTCTAGGCATGAGGCTCCGGTCCCGAATGCAACAACGACACTATTCCATTTCGGACTAGCCTCACGGAAATCAATTCAATTGTCCAGATCGGAAACGGGTGCAAGCATCCTCCGCAACCAGGAGGATAGACAATGACAGAGACCGTCAGACTTTGGGGCGCGCGATTCCGGACGCCGCCGTCTGCGGCGCTGATGCGCCTCTCCCGCGCTCCACAGAATTACTTTCGCCTCGTTCCCGAAGACCTGCGCTCCTCCATCGCCCACGCGAGCGAACTGGTCCGTTCCGGAATTCTCACCCAAGACGAGGGCGACAAGATCAGCAAAGCGCTGACGGCCATCGGCAACGACTACGCCGCCGGAACGGTCGCGCCATCGCATGGGGACGAGGACGTCCATACCTTCCTCGAGCGCGTGCTCGTCGAGCGCCTCGGCGTCGTGGGCGGCAAACTGCGTGCCGGGCGTTCGCGCAACGACCAGGCGGCAAACGATCTCAAGCTTCACCTGCGGGGAGTTGCGAAGCAGATCGCCGGCGACCTCCTTTCGCTTCAGGATGCCCTGATTGCGCAGGCGAGCGAACATCAGAATACGCTCGCGCCGGGCTTCACGCATCTTCAGCCGGCCCAGCCGGTCACCTTCGCGCATCAGCTCCTTGCCCACGCGCAAGGATTCTCGCGCGATATCGAACGCCTTCAAGACTGGCATCGCCGTTCTTCCCGTTCGCCCTTGGGTGCAGCCGCCCTGGCGGGCTCCGCAATCGCACTTCATCCCGAGCTGTCGGCAAGGGAACTCGGCTACGATGCGCCGTGTGAGAACTCCATCGACGCGGTCGGCAGTCGCGATCATGTGGCGGAGTTCCTGTTCGTCTGCGCGATGATCGGGGTCAATCTCTCGCGCTTGGCAGAAGAGGTGTTTCTCTGGTCGTCACGCCAGTTCCGCTGGGTCGTGCTCGATGACGGCTATGCTACGGGCTCCTCGATCATGCCGCAGAAGAAGAATGCGGATATCGCCGAACTCGCCCGTGGCCGCGCGGCACGCCTGATCAGTGGCCTCAACGGCATGCTGGTGGCGCTGAAGGGATTGCCCTTCGCCTACAATCGCGATCTCTCCGAAGACAAATGGGCCGCCTTCGAGGCCATCGACACCTTGGGACTGGTATTGCCCGCCATGGCGGGCATGATCGAAACGATGCAGGTCGATGCCGCTCGTCTCAAGGCGCAATCGACCGAAGGCTTCACGCTGGCGACGGAGGTGGCCGACTGGCTTGCCCGCAACGGCGTGCCCTTCAGCGAGGCACATGAGATCACGGGCGCACTGGTCCGTTACTGCGAGGAAAAGGGTCTTGAGCTCTCCGACCTCACGCCTGCCGACCTCGGTGCCGTGGACGCGCGACTGGGCGAAGAGATGCTCGGTCATCTGACGCCCGAAGCGGCCGTCGCCGCACGGGCAGGATATGGCGGAACCGCACCGGCACGCGTGGCCGAGCAGATCGGACGTTTGAAGGAGAATGTCTCGCGCCAGCGTGACTGGGCAAAGGCTTGAGCAGAGGGCCGGCGAGGGGAAGCACGCCGGCTCCGAGCTCTCTTAGACAAAACCAACGAGCTGCGGACAAAACCGTGGCCCAGATCCAACCAATGGGAACCATGAAACGATGAATACGCGCAACACGCTTGTCAGGACCCTCCGCAACGCCGCGCTTGGAACGGCTCTTTTCGCGCTACTGCCCGCCGCCGCAATGGCGCAGGACGCGGCCCTGCCGGAGAAGATCAAGGCTGCCAAGGCCCTTGTGGTCGGCATCGAGGCCACCTATCCGCCGATGGCGTACAAGGATCCGAAAACCAACCAGCGGGTCGGTGTCAATGTCGACCTCGTCGAGAGCATCGCGAAGGAACTCGGGGTCTCGGTCAAGTGGGAGGAGATGACCTTCGAACAGCTCATGACGTCCCTCACTACCGGTCGCATCGACATGATCGGCACCGCGATCAGCGATCTCCCGTCGCGCCGTGAGAAATTGACATTCGTCGATTATCTCGTCACGGGAGCGCAGCCCTTCACGACGGTCACGAAGAAGGATGCGATCAAATCTGAAACCGACCTGTGCGGAAAAACCGTGGGTGCGCCGCGCACCACGAACTACTTCCCGGTCGCCCAGGCGTGGAGCGAGAAGAACTGCGTCGGTGCCGGCAAGCCCGCCGCGACCGTCAATGGCACGGCTGGGGCCACGGCTACGAGGCTCGATCTCAAGCAGGGCCGCCTCGATGCGGCGGTGCTCGGCCCGGAGTACGTTGCCTACCTGATGGCCGACGAACCCAACACCTATGCCCTGGCGGGCGAGCCGCTGATCAAGACGCTCTTCGGCTTTGCCTTCGACAAGAAGGATACCGCCTTGCGGGATGCGGTCGCGACGGCTTTGAGGGCCACGATCAAGAATGGCAGCTACCAACAGGCACTGCAGAAGTTCGGCCTCGAACGTCAGGCCGTGACCGAAGTGACGATCGACGCCGGTACCTGACGGACCCAACTTCGGAGACGAACATGCGCGCTGTCATTCTGCCCCACACCGGAGGGCCGGAGTCCTTGGTCCTGGCTGAGGTTCCCGACCCGCATCCCTCATCCGGCGAGGTGGTCATCGACGTTCACGCGACCGCGCTGAACTTCGCCGATCTCTTGCAGCGGAAGGGGACCTACGGCACACCGGCGAGCCTGCCCGGCATCCTCGGCATCGAATGCTCTGGGACGATCCACGCCATTGGCCAGAACGTGCAAGGCTGGAAAGTCGGCGATGAGGTCTGCGCATTGGTTTCCGGAGGAGCCTATGCCGAGAGGGTGGCGGTTCCCGCCACCCAACTCCTCAAGCGACCCCATAATGTCGACATCATCGCAGCGGCTGCGCTGCCAGAGGCCGCTTGTACGGTGTGGTCCAACATCATCGACATTTCCGGACTCGCAGCCGGGGAAGTCGTCCTCGTTCATGGCGGAGCCGGAGGGATCGGCACCTTCGCCATCCAGGCCGGGCGCGCCATGGGAGCGCGGGTCTTCGCCACCGCCGGCGATAGCGACAAGATGCAACGTTGCGTAGATCTGGGTGCCGAGCGGGCCATCTCCTATCGCGACGAGGACTTCGTCACGATCGTCAGGGACGAAACGGCCCAGCACGGCGCCGATGTCATTCTGGACAACATGGGCGCCGCCTATCTGTCCCGAAATATCGACGCACTTGCCCCGGATGGACGGATTGCGATCATCGGCCTCCAGAGTGGGCGCGACGCACAGATCCCCCTCGGCCGCATGATGGCCAAGCGTGGCTCACTCTTCACGACGTCGCTCCGGGACCGCCCCCTGGCAGCCAAGGCTCGGATCGTGGAGGGCGTCAGGCGGGATCTGTGGCCGCACGTGGAGAGTGGGCGTATCCTGCCGACCGTCGACAGGATCTTCCCCTTGGACGAGATGGCCGCAGCGCATCGGTACATGGAAGCTGGGCGGCATGTCGGCAAGATCGTCGTGAGTGTCAAAGAGAGCTAGACATCAAAGGCCGAGGAGGAGGAACCAACCCATGACCGATACGGTCTATCAAATCAGTCACCTTACGCTTGTCCCGAAACGCCACTACGGACGCATGATTGCCGCCGTGCTCGTCCTGACGGTCCTTGCCGTCGTCATCCATGCCTTCGCCGTCGGTCAGATCGAGTGGAATTACGTCGCGGAGTTCCTGACCGTTCCGGTCATCATGGAAGGGCTCGTGAACACCATCGTCATGGCGATCCTCGCCATGGTCGTCGGTATCGTGCTTGGCATCGTCTTCGCGATCATGCGCCTATCTGACAACCCGGTCCTCTCCATGACGGCATTGGGCTACGTCTGGCTCTTCCGTGCCATTCCGGCCCTGCTGCAATTGCTCTTATGGTTCAACCTCGCCCTGGTCTTCCCGACCATCGGGATCCCCGGCCTGTTCTCGGTCAACACCGTCGATGTGATGACACCCTTCGTCGCGGCGCTCCTCGGTTTGGGCATCCAGCAGGGCGCCTTCACGGCCGAGGTCGTGCGCGCCGGCCTGCTCTCCGTCGACCGTGGCCAATACGAGGCGGCGCAGACCATCGGCATGACGCGGTTGCAAATGCTGCGCCGGATCGTCATGCCCCAAGCGATGCGGGTCATCGTGCCGCCGGTCGGCAACGAGTTCATCGGCATGGTCAAGCTGACATCGCTGGCCAGCGTCATCCAGTACGCTGAGATCCTCCACAGCGCGCAGAACATCTACTACGCCAACTCGCGGGTCATCGAACTCCTGATCGTTGCCGCGATCTGGTACCTCGTCGTGGTCACCATCCTCAGCCTGATCCAGGGCCGTATCGAGAAGTACTTCTCGAGGGGCGTGGCTGCGACCGGAAACACGAAATAGGGAGGAGCAGGACATGGATACGCAGAGTCTTTCCGCCGATGCTCCACTCGTGGTGGCCGCCGATGTCCGCAAGCAATTCGGCTCCCTCGAGGTCCTGAAAGGGATCAACGTAAAGGTGCCGAAGGGTGAGGTGCTGTGCATCATCGGTCCCTCCGGCTCCGGCAAGAGCACCTTCCTGCGCTGCATCAACCAGCTCGAGCGCATCAACGGCGGTGCGATCTGGGTCGGCGGCGAGCTGGTCGGATTCCGGCGTGAAGGCGACACCCTTCACGAACTCGATGACGCACAGATCGCACGTCAGAGACGCACCATCGGGATGGTCTTCCAGCGTTTCAACCTGTTTCCGCATCTTACCGTGACCGAGAACATCATCGAGGGTCCCGTGCAGGTGCTGAAGGAAAGCAAGACCGAGGCGAAGGACCGCGCCCACGCATTGCTGGAACGCGTGGGCCTGATCGACAAGCGTGATGTCTATCCCGTCCATCTCTCGGGCGGGCAGCAGCAGCGCGTCGCGATCGCCCGGGCCCTTGCCATGCGCCCCCAGCTCCTGCTCTTCGACGAGCCGACCTCGGCGCTGGACCCCGAGCTCGTCGGCGAGGTCCTGAACGTGATGAGAGACCTGGCGCATTCCGGGATGACGATGATCGTCGTGACCCACGAGCTGGGTTTTGCCCGCGAGGTCAGCCACCGCACAGCCTTTATGGATCAAGGGCAACTCGTCGAGATCGGGGACTCGCGCTCCGTCCTCGCGAGTCCGCAACAGGCACGCACCCGCGAGTTCATCTCGGCCGTGCATAAATGAGAATGATGCAAAGCTAACCGGGGAAGGAGCCCGAACATGAAATCAACGACGATCCTCTTCTCATTTGCCGCCCTGCTGGTGGCGGGCGGTGTCGCCATGGCGCAGCAATTGCCCGAGCGAATTGCCGCCAAGAAGACACTGGTGGTCGCGAACGTGCCGAACTACCCGCCTCTCGAGTTCAAGGACCCGAAGACGGGAACGCTCACCGGTCTGGACATCGATCTCGGCAATGCGCTCGCGAAGAAACTCGGCATTGAGATCAAGTGGGAGGAGATCAGTTTCGAGCAGATGGTCAGCGCCCTGACGACCGGCCGTGCCGACATGATCCTTTCGGGCATGAGCGATCTTCCGGGCCGCCGGGATACGCTCGACTTCGTCGACTACCTGGAGTCGGGTGCGCAGTTCTACACGACGAACGACCGCAAGGATCAATACAAGACCCTGACCGACCTGTGTGGCAAGACCGTCGGCGCAAGCCGTCGCACGTCATTCCCGAACGAAATGGAGACCTGGAGCAAGACGGCATGCGAAGGTGCCGGCAAGCCGCCCCTGAAGATCGTCGGGACGGAAGGCTCCGCGGACGCGCGGACACAGCTTCGTCAGAAGCGTCTCGATGCCGCGGTCCAGGGGTCCGAGACCCTGCCGTACCTGTTGAACCTGGAGCCGAACACCTACGCCATCATCGGTGAGCCCTTCACATCGGTTTATCAGGGTATGGCCTTCGCCAAGAAGGATACGCAGCTTCGTGACGCGGTCGCCAAGGCCTTCGGTGAGATGATCAAGGACGGCACCTATGCGGAAGTGCTCAAGAAGTGGGAACTGCCTTCCGCCAAGGTCGAGAAAGTCATGATCAACGGCGAGGCCGTCAAAACCCAGTAGCCTCCCAACGCACCGCCGGCCGAGGCCGATGCCGGCGGTGCATGTCCGGAGCGCGGCCCCGATGGTCTTTTCGACAGGATTCATTGCATATGAGCACGCATGCCCCGGCATCGCGCATCATCGCGCTTGCCCAGTTCGTCACCGCCGCCACGCCGACGGATCTGCCTGAGCCGATCCGCGTCAAGGCCGCGCGCCATGCCCTCGATACGCTGGCTTGCGGCGTCGCAGGGGCTGCGTCGCAGGAGGCCCAGTCCACTCTCGACCTGATCCTGGCGACCGAGCAGCGAGGCGCAGTGTCCGTCTGGGGAACGAGCGAAGGTCTCTCCGTCCGCTCCGCGACCCTCGTCAATGCCATTGCGTGTCATGCCTTCGAACTCGACGATACGGGTGGATGCGACCATTCGGGAGCCGTCGTCCTGCCTGCCGCGCTGGCTGCCGCGGCCCTGGCAGAGCATCCGGTCAGCGGCGAGGAGTTCCTTCTCGCGGTCGTCCTCGGCTATGATGTGGGGCGCCGCGTTCTCGAGGCCTGTGGTGGGTACGAGGCGCACAACGAGGCAGGGTGGCATTCCACGGCGACCTGCGGAACCTTCGGTGCGGCTGTCACCGCTGCGCGCATCCTTCGGCTCGATGTGACGCGGGTTGCTCATGCACTCGGCCATGCCGCGAGTTTCAGCGGAGGATTGTGGGCCTTCATCCACGATGGCAGCCAGACCAAGCGCGTTCATGCCGGTCGAGCCTCGGAAGGCGGTGTCCTCGCGGCACTCCTGGCGCGCGCCGGCGTCAGTGGCCCGTCCGCGGTCTTCGAGGATGTTTGGGGCGGTTTCCTGACAACCTTCGCGCCCAAGACCGCCCGCCCGGACGCA from Microvirga sp. TS319 includes the following:
- a CDS encoding GcrA family cell cycle regulator codes for the protein MRRHTLIRPLIAGDQGPIIVSETASHAMTMSDAEEPDPRHRAKMLKLGLRQCRYIVSDDLRSAVCCGAPTREGSSWCEWHRKRVFVPTYGKSQRGAQGAEAGPS
- a CDS encoding N-acetyltransferase family protein → MPDEIRFANIEDAAAVALLVRDMDRHYRPGEELRPEADYRRIMEEAIASHEGTRFVLARDARGQNVGLACVAILRPGRDLRSLLYLKDLYVVEEARGAGIGTRIIRFLAAFAVRNGIGRMDFTTDHGNVPAQRLYDALGGVVKHKVHYTLSTEVLGALAAECLAS
- a CDS encoding polysaccharide deacetylase, with the protein product MSTDPTPRPANPAPPAPQFPWPDGKRCALFPGFDVDAESVWLGMDRSNADRLVTMSYGGYEARVGIPKLLELLARYEVKATFFITGWTAEAHPAACEAILKGGHEIGHHGYWHLRPEPGDLAAMVEEVDRGFDALKRVLGVKPTGYRAPSGESFTELLALLRDRGIRYSSSWRDDIRPYRHVLPTGPGPIEIPVNYSFDDWNFGITHRMSPRALFGREEVLSIWRDEFDQTREWGGVATMIMHPQVSGRPMRYRILEEFLQYVRRYDDVWWTTGREIADHFEACERAAR
- a CDS encoding LysR substrate-binding domain-containing protein; its protein translation is MAALAQHGTVSAASEVLHLTQSAVSKQLKSIETLVGIPLFDRTSQGLTPTEAGVIYIEQARIALGALETAAVRVAALRRAQPAILVHVLPIIGDRWFIPRFSRFAERHPEIEVEFTTYAAADTVEEADAVFRFGDGNWPGWKADYLLGRDVILVGAPQFIDRGGGLSSIEDIRRFPVLEHRQTPLRWNDFAQASDLHDFAPVRITRFAYYSLVIRAAIGGQGLALVPRSLISDEIESGQLVNPLGLGFQSRNCYWLTTPATKPVSGGLMTLREWLLREARQTESMEIAIAQDAGS
- the argH gene encoding argininosuccinate lyase, whose amino-acid sequence is MTETVRLWGARFRTPPSAALMRLSRAPQNYFRLVPEDLRSSIAHASELVRSGILTQDEGDKISKALTAIGNDYAAGTVAPSHGDEDVHTFLERVLVERLGVVGGKLRAGRSRNDQAANDLKLHLRGVAKQIAGDLLSLQDALIAQASEHQNTLAPGFTHLQPAQPVTFAHQLLAHAQGFSRDIERLQDWHRRSSRSPLGAAALAGSAIALHPELSARELGYDAPCENSIDAVGSRDHVAEFLFVCAMIGVNLSRLAEEVFLWSSRQFRWVVLDDGYATGSSIMPQKKNADIAELARGRAARLISGLNGMLVALKGLPFAYNRDLSEDKWAAFEAIDTLGLVLPAMAGMIETMQVDAARLKAQSTEGFTLATEVADWLARNGVPFSEAHEITGALVRYCEEKGLELSDLTPADLGAVDARLGEEMLGHLTPEAAVAARAGYGGTAPARVAEQIGRLKENVSRQRDWAKA
- a CDS encoding ABC transporter substrate-binding protein gives rise to the protein MNTRNTLVRTLRNAALGTALFALLPAAAMAQDAALPEKIKAAKALVVGIEATYPPMAYKDPKTNQRVGVNVDLVESIAKELGVSVKWEEMTFEQLMTSLTTGRIDMIGTAISDLPSRREKLTFVDYLVTGAQPFTTVTKKDAIKSETDLCGKTVGAPRTTNYFPVAQAWSEKNCVGAGKPAATVNGTAGATATRLDLKQGRLDAAVLGPEYVAYLMADEPNTYALAGEPLIKTLFGFAFDKKDTALRDAVATALRATIKNGSYQQALQKFGLERQAVTEVTIDAGT
- a CDS encoding NAD(P)H-quinone oxidoreductase — translated: MRAVILPHTGGPESLVLAEVPDPHPSSGEVVIDVHATALNFADLLQRKGTYGTPASLPGILGIECSGTIHAIGQNVQGWKVGDEVCALVSGGAYAERVAVPATQLLKRPHNVDIIAAAALPEAACTVWSNIIDISGLAAGEVVLVHGGAGGIGTFAIQAGRAMGARVFATAGDSDKMQRCVDLGAERAISYRDEDFVTIVRDETAQHGADVILDNMGAAYLSRNIDALAPDGRIAIIGLQSGRDAQIPLGRMMAKRGSLFTTSLRDRPLAAKARIVEGVRRDLWPHVESGRILPTVDRIFPLDEMAAAHRYMEAGRHVGKIVVSVKES
- a CDS encoding amino acid ABC transporter permease, which gives rise to MTDTVYQISHLTLVPKRHYGRMIAAVLVLTVLAVVIHAFAVGQIEWNYVAEFLTVPVIMEGLVNTIVMAILAMVVGIVLGIVFAIMRLSDNPVLSMTALGYVWLFRAIPALLQLLLWFNLALVFPTIGIPGLFSVNTVDVMTPFVAALLGLGIQQGAFTAEVVRAGLLSVDRGQYEAAQTIGMTRLQMLRRIVMPQAMRVIVPPVGNEFIGMVKLTSLASVIQYAEILHSAQNIYYANSRVIELLIVAAIWYLVVVTILSLIQGRIEKYFSRGVAATGNTK
- a CDS encoding amino acid ABC transporter ATP-binding protein; amino-acid sequence: MDTQSLSADAPLVVAADVRKQFGSLEVLKGINVKVPKGEVLCIIGPSGSGKSTFLRCINQLERINGGAIWVGGELVGFRREGDTLHELDDAQIARQRRTIGMVFQRFNLFPHLTVTENIIEGPVQVLKESKTEAKDRAHALLERVGLIDKRDVYPVHLSGGQQQRVAIARALAMRPQLLLFDEPTSALDPELVGEVLNVMRDLAHSGMTMIVVTHELGFAREVSHRTAFMDQGQLVEIGDSRSVLASPQQARTREFISAVHK
- a CDS encoding ABC transporter substrate-binding protein, which translates into the protein MKSTTILFSFAALLVAGGVAMAQQLPERIAAKKTLVVANVPNYPPLEFKDPKTGTLTGLDIDLGNALAKKLGIEIKWEEISFEQMVSALTTGRADMILSGMSDLPGRRDTLDFVDYLESGAQFYTTNDRKDQYKTLTDLCGKTVGASRRTSFPNEMETWSKTACEGAGKPPLKIVGTEGSADARTQLRQKRLDAAVQGSETLPYLLNLEPNTYAIIGEPFTSVYQGMAFAKKDTQLRDAVAKAFGEMIKDGTYAEVLKKWELPSAKVEKVMINGEAVKTQ
- a CDS encoding MmgE/PrpD family protein — translated: MSTHAPASRIIALAQFVTAATPTDLPEPIRVKAARHALDTLACGVAGAASQEAQSTLDLILATEQRGAVSVWGTSEGLSVRSATLVNAIACHAFELDDTGGCDHSGAVVLPAALAAAALAEHPVSGEEFLLAVVLGYDVGRRVLEACGGYEAHNEAGWHSTATCGTFGAAVTAARILRLDVTRVAHALGHAASFSGGLWAFIHDGSQTKRVHAGRASEGGVLAALLARAGVSGPSAVFEDVWGGFLTTFAPKTARPDALTLGLGESWRLERVSLKPYASCRGTHSSIDALGLLLERNGSAEDDVERIEVRLSPFLSEMCGGRDVATLPFAQMSLPYALAARLALGQAGLSAYAADERDNPRLRTVMERVTLVVDPTIAANEEPFVRIVTRDGRTDEARVPKALGSPANPVTDNAYLAKIRSLSGMALDGVRTERLIEGLLGLWGQEDVRWLNHGLLSDRPRPALFR